CTTTTGAGCAAGGCCTCATTTtctggacacaacacaatacagGCAACATCACGGTGGCCCCCACATGGGTCCAACAACAGCCTTTCCCCAAAGGGCAAGGAGGATGGCGAGATGGTCAGGAGGTCCTTGTCAAAGCCTACTAGCAGGGTAGGGATGGGTGACAGCTCAGGAGGTTCTTGTGAACTGTAGGTTCCACATCCCGCCATCTTGTGGAACTGCTGCCAGGTGAGTGGTCCCTGCCTGTGCCGGATGTTCTCCCAGGTCCTTCCCGTGTGCTTCTTTTGGATGACATCTTGGAGAAAGGGCTGCAGAGACAACAGCATGTGGAGCACATTCTGAGAGGGGAGCATGCTGACATCTAGCACACTGCTGTGAGGCCAAGAGTGCACAGTGACACTTCTCCCCAGAGCTTCATCCACTTTCCCACCAGTGGGATCATCCACTACTGCCGTCCCTGCTCTAGTGCATTAAAGCACTCTGTCCAGTAATCATTGTGTCTGCCTGTACCCAGCCACAACTCCTGCTGATACAGggaagagtttggcgactgttAGAGGAAATACAGTCCAGGAAATTCAGAGAAGCAAAAGGTTGTGTATGCCGATTCTGGAGAAGAAGGCGGCTTCTGGGTGTCTCCTGGGATTTTCTGGCTCCCTCCATCTGAGGAAGAAACTTGGTCTGACACATCATTAAGCACCTCTCTGCAGCCTGACCAATATCAGAATTCTTCCCCCAAATACTCAACTCATCTTCAAGGAAGCCCTGAATTGTAGCCAAGTTGCGGTTCATAATCGCATTAAACCcataggtgcagaagtactggtcCTCACTGGAAGAATTGGGGATGTAGAGGCCAACATCTGCCTCTTTGATGTTCATGTTGCAGGCACAGATGCAACAACTGTCAAAGTTTCTGTCTTTAAAGATATTCATCACAGAATCTGAGAGAATCAGGTTACATAAAGATTGGGCCTCAGGGATTGGCTGCCTGGTGGCAGGCTCCACAGAGTTAAGGCCCGTGTGGTAGAGGGGGTAGAGGCTGGTGACCCCGATCAGTGCTGTACTATTTACAGACTCTTGACCACTGGCAGCCCCCAACTCTGGGAGTTCTTGGGGTTCTGGGGTTTGTGGTGTGGGGACAGAAAATCGAGGGGTCGCTGGAGATGGGAGGACTCCTGCCCCACTTTGTTGGCTCGGGAAGTGCTGCTCAGCGTCTTCATCTGCGGTGGTTTTCAGATAATCTGGATCTTCTAGGCTCCCAACACTAAGCCCATGATTGTAGCCATCCCTAACGAAAGTGGCTGCAGTTGTTCAACTTTAGGAGGAATTGCCCACGAAGGCCAAAACAGACAGGCACCAGGTGTCTTCAGAGATAGCAGACAATGGCTCAGCAACGTCTTCAGTGGAGCAAACATGGAAGATCCCACAAGAGGCTGGAAGGGTGGAACTCTGTGCACATATGAAAAGTCCTTTTATTTCCTCTGGTTTGGGACTTCCTAATCCATCTTCTACTTCCATTTTGAATTCTGTGAGGTGTGTTGAAACTATACTGACCATAGGACTCTCCATCATGCCTAATGCTGACACTGTCTCTGAACTGATCCCATCTTTATAATTCATCACAGAAGAAAATGCAGGATGCTGTTCCAAAGATGAAGGGGTGGGGAGCCTCCTTTGCAAGTCTGCAACTGTGGGTGGGTATGGAACAGCAGCTCTTCCATCCTTCCCAAGAGGTTGATCTTCGGTTCCAACCATAGGCGTTTTTGAT
This portion of the Ictidomys tridecemlineatus isolate mIctTri1 chromosome 4, mIctTri1.hap1, whole genome shotgun sequence genome encodes:
- the LOC110599279 gene encoding mediator of RNA polymerase II transcription subunit 13-like; the encoded protein is MDNHHTKTSSGEDEDAEQHFPSQQSGAGVLPSPATPRFSVPTPQTPEPQELPELGAASGQESVNSTALIGVTSLYPLYHTGLNSVEPATRQPIPEAQSLCNLILSDSVMNIFKDRNFDSCCICACNMNIKEADVGLYIPNSSSEDQYFCTYGFNAIMNRNLATIQGFLEDELSIWGKNSDIGQAAESVPNVINHPNEDGFSPNNDDMFVDLPFPDDMDNDLGVLMTGNLHSSPSSSQALLLELVWALTSSTV